In Humulus lupulus chromosome 6, drHumLupu1.1, whole genome shotgun sequence, a single genomic region encodes these proteins:
- the LOC133785261 gene encoding uncharacterized protein LOC133785261 has product MERRKRSPFSDQINALIVPPKFKMPTWKVYTGREDPVSHVNNFEIQTDLQGVRDDVRCRIFPTTLSNFSQQWFFKLEPGTITSWDTMVRFFYSQLFAARIPSTELNDLVDIKQGPDEPLKDYVQKFVQAATRSKTVNDDGKVMTIMDGIQVKGPLGNDLRRKTICSTREFLDRTNKFIKLEEAIRRADQVNHASTSIAIPAKNNGSPN; this is encoded by the coding sequence ATGGAAAGAAGGAAAAGGTCTCCTTTCTCAGATCAGATCAATGCTTTGATAGTACCacccaagttcaagatgccaacttggaagGTGTATACTGGAAGGGAAGATCCCGTCTCACATGTTAATAATTTTGAGATACAAACGGACCTCCAAGGGGTTAGAGATGACGTTCGTTGTAGGATCTTTCCTACTACTTTATCCAATTTTTCTCAACAATGGTTCTTCAAACTGGAACCAGGAACCATTACATCCTGGGATACAATGGTGAGGTTCTTTTACTCACAATTATTTGCTGCTCGTATCCCATCTACTGAACTCAATGACCTTGTTGACATTAAGCAAGGACCGGATGAGCCTCTGAAGGACTATGTGCAGAAGTTCGTGCAAGCGGCTACTCGATCAAAGACGGTCAATGATGATGGAAAGGTGATGACCATCATGGATGGAATCCAAGTGAAGGGTCCTCTAGGGAATGACCTAAGGAGGAAAACTATCTGCTCAACAAGGGAGTTCTTAGATCGAACAAACAAGTTCATTAAACTAGAAGAGGCCATTAGGAGAGCAGATCAAGTCAATCATGCAAGTACCAGTATTGCCATTCCAGCCAAAAATAATGGATCTCCAAACTAG